CCTGCTAAGTTTCAATTATGTATCTATCCTATTACTCCAGTAAGAGCCAGCAGTAGGCATTCAGAGAAACATATGGTGGATCAATTCTTTAACACAATTGACACACTGCGCCCTCCCCATGTCCAGTTTTGGGAACTCCCAAACCAAAGGCACATGTCTATTGTATAAAGAAAACACTGAGTGGACAACAATATAAACTAACTGAATGTGGAAAGAATTCCCCTTCCTGTGTTTTGGCCAGGACCCCAAGATGGTCTCATTAGTTTGAAAGGTTCATTAGCTCACCTTTATTTCCTCCCAGTACGGGCCTCCTCGGGTAAACATGAAGTAGCTGTAGAGGTCATCCTTTTGGTGAGAGAAGTAGGGGTCTGTATAAATGTTTACCATCCAAGGTCTGCCATCACCACGGACACGTAAATACAGACTGTTGAAGTTTGACCAGTCATAATACTTCTTCCTGTTAAAAGAGCCCTACAAATCATTGATAAATAGAATTATTTCTCCTTAATAGAGGGACACTTTCATTATGAGGAACAGAGCATCGCTGCTTTGATCACTGCCCTTGTTATTATGTCAGATAGTATTTACTGTAGGACAGTGAACACAGCTAGTCTGTTGtcaccctggctgctgagctcaCTGAGTTTCCTTCAGCACTATATTAGAGACCACAAATTGCAATATTGCCGCCTGAGGACTCACACTTTCATTATAAGCCACAATCTTGTAGCTATCAGAAATCAGACCTTCTTCCTAGGACTGAATTCCCTACCAGGCAATTACACACATGCTGCAGTGATAGATCAGCACTTAGGTAGTTCACTAAGTTTAATATTCTGTGGTCAGTTCTAGGTCATTCAGAAGTGATGGCAGGAAACTGaagcagtgaaataaattaTCCCCTTTGACAACTTCCCAATGGAAGACTAATGGACACTGTGAGCATTTAATgttttccaactttttttttcattaactgTGTAAAATAGTAAGATTGCAAGCATGTCTAATTCTTTATTGCATTTTTCCCAAAGATCTGAAAAATCCTGATGTTGTCATTTCCCTGATGACATATCCAAGAATCCTCAGTGAGCTACACTGAAGTCACTTGGAGCAATgaggggcagagggcagggttatCCTTGGCCAGACTTGCCAAGAAGTCAAAATTAGCACCAAAAATTCAGATGCTGCCCCTTTATTTTAGAGCACTACCATGATTACCTATCAGCTATTGTTCTACCAACTCATCTTGTAGGTAACAGAATAGGTAGATTATGAGTATATAAATACAAGGCCTGTAGCTACTTCATTTTATGCTTTTAACAGTTTTGAGCCTTTCTACTTAAATAAGGATGGACTGATACACTCCAGTGGAGGTGAAACTTTGAGTCACATTTGCACAAGCCAGTAGCTGAGAGCTTAACTCAGACAAGACTGCACTTGTTGCAGTCATCTGATCTAATGGCACCGCTTTAATCAGTGTTCATATGTCTCTCATTTACCCATTGATTTTGCTTACTCATATTCTCTGCTCCCCAAGATTTCGGCCCAGACATTATTTCACCTAagcacctgtgccaggacacAAACAACAGAACACATTGAGGATTTTATCCAGTGCGTGAAAATGTTCCTTTGCTTTAAAAGGTGCTTAGAAATAAGGGATGAAACAAGCAGTACCCATAATAAGCACACCCATTTCTGGTTCTATTTTGCTCCATTCTGAGCTATCAAAGATTTGTGTCTTGCTTTTTTTCACAGTAGGAGGCAGACCTTTAAAAAGTACATTTCAAAGCActgttttctgttcctgtgaGAAAACGATTCATTCACCCTAACCAAGTCTGATGAATAGATCAAGTTAAAGCCCAGAAAATTCTTACTTATGACACGTTCAATCAACTTCAAATTTAGAAAGATGTCTATTTTAATTATACCGATTTTGGATATAAAGATTCATTCCAGATCCTTCATTTGTAAGGATGCTGCAAACAGGTCGGTCTATTGTACATAAGTAAATGATCAAATAGGTATTATTCCTTTTCTAAGAAAGGAAAACGAAATCCAAGAAAAAATTTAAGTTCCTTCCAGGTCAAAGCGGGCACAGCAGCTTAGGGAAAATGCAGTACTCCTGAAAGTGATCAGCAGGTAAGAGCAGGCCACTTGCTGTCACTGGGATTCCACAAACACCCTCAGATCCAGTATCAGAAGCTGTGCAAACACGGAGCTGTACTCACCACTGCTGGTCGGGATCTCATACTGCAATATCCACTGTATTGTGTCTCCCCATCACGAGGCACTTCTGTATTGAGGGTTCCatacagcagagcagcctggttATTCCTGCCCAATTTGATGTAAACTTTACTTTTCCCTCCAATCTCCACATCAGAGGAAATAACCCATTTATTTAAATCTTCTTGGCTCCTAAACTGCCACAACACCTTCGTTTGTTCCAACAAGTGCTCACTTAATGGATGGCCTCCAGGTCCTTTTAAGTAATCTTGGGTTTCCTTCTTCAGCAAGCTTAGCTGAGTCTTCAGGTGATCAAAGCTCTTCTTAAAGCTGAAATCAGCATTCCGCCAAGACAGCTTTTTCTCAGGCTCTGCCCCGGGCCTCCTGTAGCTGCTGTACAATTTTGAATTGCTGAGGAGAGGTCCAAGTGAGGAGAGCAAAACTTTGTGCCTGCAGCATCCACCGTGGAAGGAAGCACCATTcagcagcatcacagccagAGCCATACTGGCAACTTGAAGAATTCACGTCCAGCAAGGCAATTAATGGATTGAAAGTTAATTTAACAATAAAGCTAGTATTCAGAGCTATCTTACTGTAGTTACTGTAGTTATCTTCACctttaatgaaaaagagaaaaggttaTAAAAAATTACATATGGGAtgcttctgaaattatttaactTTTATAATCAATAATAGCTAGAAATCCAAGTCActggaaaacagaatgaaaaaaaccatcAGGAATGACACTTCCTCAGAGcttgaatttatttattgacTTCCACCTTGTGCTTTCCCCTCTCCACATGGTGTAAAACCCCCATGCAAATAAGAGAACCCAAGTAAACTACttcaaataaaactgaaaatagaaaagaaaatcaacttCTCTTCATCTCTTCCACCAATAAGTTTAGTGTTATGGATAGCACCAGCAAAAACAACCCATGGAAGTTTCTAAAAGATGACACCTATATAACTAAAGTTTTATTCCTGCATGAAAATCACAAATTCACAGCaggcagatgctgctgccacacagacaAACATGACAACCTCATCTGACACAGATGGCAAGACTTTTCAAATTCTgagtcctgcagcagccataCCACATTCTTCTTCCAAGTCATTCTCAATATACCTGTGTTAGGATTACTGAGACATTTGCAAATACTTTAAAGTTTAACATGAAAGACTACAATTCagtatgtttttgttttttttttttaatagggcTTCAGGAAAACTCTTCTCAATGCTCTGTACAGAGGCTATTCTCTCTTACTTGTAAAACTAAAcgggtttttgtttgtttggctttttttgggttttttttttatgccacagaacaaaaccaaaaattatgtCACATGCATTCAACTCCTGCGAGCTTTTAAGAATGGAGTCAGGCACTCCCCTCATATCGTCTATATGTCACTCATCTTCCTTTACTCACTGTAAGATTTACTA
This region of Motacilla alba alba isolate MOTALB_02 chromosome 5, Motacilla_alba_V1.0_pri, whole genome shotgun sequence genomic DNA includes:
- the NDUFAF1 gene encoding complex I intermediate-associated protein 30, mitochondrial isoform X2 yields the protein MALAVMLLNGASFHGGCCRHKVLLSSLGPLLSNSKLYSSYRRPGAEPEKKLSWRNADFSFKKSFDHLKTQLSLLKKETQDYLKGPGGHPLSEHLLEQTKVLWQFRSQEDLNKWVISSDVEIGGKSKVYIKLGRNNQAALLYGTLNTEVPRDGETQYSGYCSMRSRPAVGSFNRKKYYDWSNFNSLYLRVRGDGRPWMVNIYTDPYFSHQKDDLYSYFMFTRGGPYWEEIKIPFSKFFLSSRGRVQDNQHPVWLDKNPWIYHWR
- the NDUFAF1 gene encoding complex I intermediate-associated protein 30, mitochondrial isoform X1, translated to MALAVMLLNGASFHGGCCRHKVLLSSLGPLLSNSKLYSSYRRPGAEPEKKLSWRNADFSFKKSFDHLKTQLSLLKKETQDYLKGPGGHPLSEHLLEQTKVLWQFRSQEDLNKWVISSDVEIGGKSKVYIKLGRNNQAALLYGTLNTEVPRDGETQYSGYCSMRSRPAVGSFNRKKYYDWSNFNSLYLRVRGDGRPWMVNIYTDPYFSHQKDDLYSYFMFTRGGPYWEEIKIPFSKFFLSSRGRVQDNQHPVWLDKIRTLGFTIGDKVDGPFQLEIDFIGLLNDRAHREKFAYEAYDKNTPV